One genomic region from Quercus robur chromosome 4, dhQueRobu3.1, whole genome shotgun sequence encodes:
- the LOC126723433 gene encoding transcription factor MYB33-like, with translation MTCKRDDSDDEMLPKDQAESPLINESNGGSSGGGAVLKKGPWTSAEDAILVDYVKKHGEGNWNAVQKHSGLFRCGKSCRLRWANHLRPNLKKGAFTAEEEQVIIELHAKMGNKWARMAAHLPGRTDNEIKNYWNTRIKRRQRAGLPLYPPEVTVQAYQEGQVDQNTGGVDGEDRGQHDPLQSNNYDIPDVIFDNLSANQGILPYVPELPDISVSNMLLKGVGSSPYCTLPPMLPRQKRFRESTDLFPGSSGSVGNGFRLFEQFRDDTSHKVARSIGLSSPLDSDPTTKNSQSFGVIQGSHSLSNGNSSASEPTYGALKLELPSLQYSETDLGSWGTSLPRPLLESVDAFIQSPPPSGAFEADCSSPRNSGLLDALLHESKTLRSAKNRSSDKSSNSSSATPGDKVNSSTLNICETEWEDCGDPISPLGHSATSLFSEHTPISACGSSLDEQPPAETFTGIAVKSEPVDPASTLDMEKETTTRLNFSRPDVLLASDWLQQSSGYIKEQSIMSDAIATLLGDDLASDYKHLASGTSISSQGWGLNSCPWNNMPAVCQMSDHP, from the exons ATGACTTGCAAAAGAGATgacagtgatgatgagatgCTCCCTAAGGATCAGGCTGAGTCTCCATTGATTAATGAAAGTAATGGAGGAAGTTCTGGTGGAGGAGCTGTTCTGAAAAAAGGGCCATGGACATCTGCTGAAGATGCAATTTTGGTGGACTATGTCAAGAAGCATGGGGAGGGGAATTGGAATGCTGTTCAAAAGCATTCTGGGTTGTTCCGATGTGGCAAAAGTTGTCGATTGCGATGGGCAAATCACCTCAGGCCAAACTTGAAGAAAGGCGCATTTACAGCAGAAGAAGAACAAGTGATTATTGAACTCCATGCCAAGATGGGAAACAAATGGGCACGGATGGCGGCACAT ttgCCCGGTCGTACAGATAATGAGATAAAGAACTATTGGAATACTCGAATTAAGAGACGTCAACGGGCTGGCTTACCTCTTTATCCCCCTGAAGTTACTGTGCAAGCATATCAGGAGGGTCAAGTTGACCAAAACACTGGTGGAGTTGATGGTGAGGATAGAGGACAGCATGATCCTTTGCAAAGTAACAATTATGACATACCTGATGTCATATTTGACAATTTGTCAGCCAATCAGGGTATCTTACCTTATGTCCCCGAACTTCCTGATATCTCTGTGAGTAACATGCTGTTAAAGGGTGTTGGTTCTTCTCCTTACTGTACCCTGCCACCAATGTTGCCTCGGCAGAAGCGTTTTCGAGAATCAACTGATTTATTCCCTGGTTCAAGTGGTAGTGTTGGAAATGGGTTCCGCTTGTTTGAGCAGTTTCGTGATGACACTAGTCATAAAGTTGCTCGATCAATTGGATTGTCTTCTCCTCTTGATTCTGATCCTACCACTAAGAACTCACAATCTTTTGGTGTAATTCAGGGTAGCCATTCCCTCTCAAATGGCAATTCCTCTGCTTCTGAGCCCACTTATGGGGCTTTGAAGTTGGAGCTCCCTTCACTCCAATATTCAGAAACTGATTTAGGTAGCTGGGGCACGTCTCTCCCACGTCCTTTGCTTGAGTCAGTTGATGCTTTTATTCAGTCTCCTCCACCATCTGGTGCATTTGAGGCAGATTGTTCTTCCCCACGTAATAGTGGTCTGCTGGATGCTTTACTTCATGAGTCGAAGACTTTGAGAAGTGCAAAGAATCGATCATCTGACAAGAGTTCAAACTCATCCAGTGCTACTCCTGGTGATAAAGTGAACAGTTCCACTTTGAACATTTGTGAGACAGAATGGGAAGATTGTGGGGATCCCATTTCTCCACTGGGTCATTCTGCAACTTCACTCTTCAGTGAGCACACTCCTATCAGTGCATGTGGAAGTTCATTGGATGAACAACCACCTGCTGAGACCTTTACTG GTATCGCTGTGAAATCAGAACCAGTGGACCCAGCGTCAACACTAGATATGGAAAAAGAAACCACAACTAGGTTGAATTTTAGTCGGCCGGATGTTTTACTCGCGTCAGACTGGCTTCAGCAGAGTTCTGGGTATATTAAGGAACAAAGCATAATGTCGGATGCTATTGCAACACTTCTTGGTGATGATCTTGCTTCTGACTACAAGCACCTGGCTTCTGGAACTTCCATATCAAGTCAAGGATGGGGGCTTAATTCTTGTCCGTGGAATAACATGCCTGCTGTCTGTCAAATGTCTGATCATCCTTGA